In one window of Epinephelus fuscoguttatus linkage group LG20, E.fuscoguttatus.final_Chr_v1 DNA:
- the LOC125880516 gene encoding carnitine O-palmitoyltransferase 1, liver isoform-like isoform X1 gives MAEAHQAVAFQFTVTPEGIDVRLSHQALTEIYHSGIRSWKKRIIGLKNSVLTGVYPASPSSWLFVVIAILATMYTRSDPSMGLIAKIQEHLPVSQSMSTQCQALVSAVLFSTMLWLLLIFTMRLCLKQLLSYHRWMFEKHGKMSHTTKVWVALVRIFSGRKPLLYSYQGSLPNLPVPAIKDTVKRHLESVRPLMDDTEYERMTKLAADFEGGVGNRLQWYLKLKALWATNYVSDWWEEYVYLRGRSPIMVNSNYYGMDFMYVTPTPIQAARAGNSLYAFFQYRRKLNKEELQPTRIPGTVIPLCSAQCERLFNTTRIPGEETDTVQHWQDSDYIAVYHRGRYFRLKMYHGGRLLSPREIEFQIQRILDDPSTPCKGEAKLAALTAGDRIPWAKARTKYFSSGVNKRSLDCIEKATFFVTLDDEEHCVMGEDPAASLDRYAKSLLHGKCYDRWYDKSFTLIYYKNGKSGFNAEHSWGDAPVISHLWQVQLSNDCFQLGYNAEGHCKGDVDSSLPKPQKLNWEIPPECEEQISQSLAVAQALADDVDLHVFRFEDFGKGKVKKCRVSPDAFIQMALQLAYYRDQGRFCLTYEASMTRLFKEGRTETVRSCTSESSAMVRALDGGEAADVCRRLFHEAAEKHQYLYRMAMTGAGIDRHLFCLYVVSKYLGVESPFLQEVLSEPWRLSTSQSPIHVEMFDLVNYPDYVSCGGGFGPVADDGYGVSYSIVGEDILNFHISCKRSCPDTDAHRFGAAIRKALHDLIQLLMPNQTEPSRRQEKRPEVKKNL, from the exons ATGGCAGAAGCCCACCAGGCGGTGGCCTTCCAGTTCACCGTCACCCCAGAGGGCATTGACGTGCGGTTGTCCCACCAGGCCCTCACTGAGATCTACCACTCTGGTATACGCTCTTGGAAGAAACGCATCATCGGACTCAAG AACAGTGTGTTAACAGGGGTTTATCCTGCCAGTCCTTCCTCCTGGCTATTTGTGGTCATAGCAATCCTGGCTACTATGTACACACGCTCCGACCCCTCCATGGGACTCATAGCCAAGATACAGGAGCACCTGCCAGTCAG CCAGTCTATGAGTACCCAGTGCCAGGCCTTAGTGTCAGCAGTGCTCTTCAGCACCATGCTATGGCTCTTGCTCATCTTCACCATGCGCCTGTGCCTCAAGCAGCTTCTCTCCTACCACCGCTGGATGTTCGAGAAGCACGGCAAGATGTCCCACACCACCAAAGTCTGGGTG GCGCTGGTGCGGATCTTCTCTGGCAGGAAGCCTCTGCTCTACAGCTACCAGGGCTCATTGCCAAACCTGCCTGTGCCTGCCATCAAGGACACGGTCAAGAGG CACTTGGAGTCAGTGCGTCCGCTGATGGACGATACAGAGTATGAACGCATGACCAAGCTGGCGGCAGATTTCGAGGGCGGCGTCGGCAACCGCCTGCAGTGGTACCTCAAGCTCAAAGCTCTCTGGGCCACCAACTAC gttAGTGACTGGTGGGAAGAATATGTCTATCTACGTGGACGGAGCCCAATTATGGTCAACAGTAACTATTATGGCATG GACTTCATGTATGTGACACCCACACCCATCCAGGCGGCCAGGGCGGGCAACAGCCTTTACGCGTTCTTCCAGTACCGCCGCAAACTCAACAAAGAAGAGCTTCAACCT ACCCGTATACCAGGCACTGTCATTCCTCTgtgttcagctcagtgtgagaggCTATTCAACACCACACGCATTCCTGGAGAGGAGACCG ACACTGTGCAACACTGGCAGGACAGTGACTACATAGCAGTGTACCACAGGGGTCGCTATTTCCGCCTTAAGATGTACCACGGAGGCAGACTCCTGTCGCCCAGGGAGATTGAATTCCAGATTCAGAGGATCCTTGACGACCCTTCAACTCCATGCAAAGGAGAGGCCAAACTGGCAGCTCTGACTGCTGGAGACAG AATTCCATGGGCTAAAGCCAGGACAAAGTATTTCAGCAGTGGAGTCAATAAGCGCTCTCTGGACTGCATTGAGAAAGCCACCTTCTTTGTGACCCTGGATGATGAGGAGCACTGCGTGATGGGAGAAGACCCAGCAGCTAGTTTAGACCGCTACGCCAAATCCTTATTGCATGGGAAATGTTATGACAG GTGGTATGACAAGTCCTTCACGCTAATTTACTACAAGAATGGGAAGTCAGGCTTCAATGCAGAGCACTCGTGGGGCGATGCGCCCGTGATATCGCACTTATGGCAG gTTCAATTGTCCAATGACTGTTTCCAGCTGGGTTACAATGCCGAGGGGCACTGCAAAGGAGATGTGGATTCATCACTACCAAAACCACAGAAGCTGAACTGGGAAATTCCTCCAGAG tgtgagGAGCAGATCTCCCAGTCCCTGGCAGTGGCCCAGGCCCTGGCCGACGACGTGGACTTGCACGTTTTCCGCTTCGAAGACTTTGGCAAAGGAAAGGTCAAGAAATGTCGCGTCAGTCCAGATGCCTTCATTCAGATGGCTCTTCAGTTAGCCTACTACAGG GATCAGGGGAGATTCTGTTTGACGTACGAAGCCTCTATGACCCGTCTGTTCAAGGAGGGCAGAACCGAGACAGTTCGCTCTTGTACCAGTGAGAGCAGCGCTATGGTCCGAGCCCTGGATGGTGGAGAG GCAGCAGATGTGTGCAGGCGTTTGTTCCACGAAGCTGCAGAAAAGCACCAGTATTTATACCGCATGGCTATGACTGGAGCTGGCATCGACAGACACCTCTTCTGCCTCTATGTGGTGTCCAAATACCTTGGAGTGGAGTCTCCTTTCTTGCAAGAG GTGCTGTCCGAGCCCTGGCGGCTGTCCACCAGTCAGTCTCCAATACACGTGGAGATGTTTGATTTAGTCAACTACCCAGATTACGTGTCCTGTGGAGGGGGCTTTGGACCG GTGGCTGACGACGGTTATGGGGTGTCCTACTCCATTGTGGGAGAAGACATATTAAACTTCCACATCTCGTGCAAGCGCTCGTGTCCAGACACT GATGCCCACAGGTTCGGTGCTGCGATCAGAAAAGCTCTGCATGACCTGATACAGCTGCTGATGCCCAACCAAACAGAGCCCAGCAGGAGACAGGAGAAGCGGCCGGAGGTCAAGAAAAACCTGTAG
- the LOC125880516 gene encoding carnitine O-palmitoyltransferase 1, liver isoform-like isoform X2, which produces MAEAHQAVAFQFTVTPEGIDVRLSHQALTEIYHSGIRSWKKRIIGLKNSVLTGVYPASPSSWLFVVIAILATMYTRSDPSMGLIAKIQEHLPVSQSMSTQCQALVSAVLFSTMLWLLLIFTMRLCLKQLLSYHRWMFEKHGKMSHTTKVWVALVRIFSGRKPLLYSYQGSLPNLPVPAIKDTVKRHLESVRPLMDDTEYERMTKLAADFEGGVGNRLQWYLKLKALWATNYVSDWWEEYVYLRGRSPIMVNSNYYGMDFMYVTPTPIQAARAGNSLYAFFQYRRKLNKEELQPLLLRSAVPCCSYQYERMFDTCRIPGTLTDTVQHWQDSDYIAVYHRGRYFRLKMYHGGRLLSPREIEFQIQRILDDPSTPCKGEAKLAALTAGDRIPWAKARTKYFSSGVNKRSLDCIEKATFFVTLDDEEHCVMGEDPAASLDRYAKSLLHGKCYDRWYDKSFTLIYYKNGKSGFNAEHSWGDAPVISHLWQVQLSNDCFQLGYNAEGHCKGDVDSSLPKPQKLNWEIPPECEEQISQSLAVAQALADDVDLHVFRFEDFGKGKVKKCRVSPDAFIQMALQLAYYRDQGRFCLTYEASMTRLFKEGRTETVRSCTSESSAMVRALDGGEAADVCRRLFHEAAEKHQYLYRMAMTGAGIDRHLFCLYVVSKYLGVESPFLQEVLSEPWRLSTSQSPIHVEMFDLVNYPDYVSCGGGFGPVADDGYGVSYSIVGEDILNFHISCKRSCPDTDAHRFGAAIRKALHDLIQLLMPNQTEPSRRQEKRPEVKKNL; this is translated from the exons ATGGCAGAAGCCCACCAGGCGGTGGCCTTCCAGTTCACCGTCACCCCAGAGGGCATTGACGTGCGGTTGTCCCACCAGGCCCTCACTGAGATCTACCACTCTGGTATACGCTCTTGGAAGAAACGCATCATCGGACTCAAG AACAGTGTGTTAACAGGGGTTTATCCTGCCAGTCCTTCCTCCTGGCTATTTGTGGTCATAGCAATCCTGGCTACTATGTACACACGCTCCGACCCCTCCATGGGACTCATAGCCAAGATACAGGAGCACCTGCCAGTCAG CCAGTCTATGAGTACCCAGTGCCAGGCCTTAGTGTCAGCAGTGCTCTTCAGCACCATGCTATGGCTCTTGCTCATCTTCACCATGCGCCTGTGCCTCAAGCAGCTTCTCTCCTACCACCGCTGGATGTTCGAGAAGCACGGCAAGATGTCCCACACCACCAAAGTCTGGGTG GCGCTGGTGCGGATCTTCTCTGGCAGGAAGCCTCTGCTCTACAGCTACCAGGGCTCATTGCCAAACCTGCCTGTGCCTGCCATCAAGGACACGGTCAAGAGG CACTTGGAGTCAGTGCGTCCGCTGATGGACGATACAGAGTATGAACGCATGACCAAGCTGGCGGCAGATTTCGAGGGCGGCGTCGGCAACCGCCTGCAGTGGTACCTCAAGCTCAAAGCTCTCTGGGCCACCAACTAC gttAGTGACTGGTGGGAAGAATATGTCTATCTACGTGGACGGAGCCCAATTATGGTCAACAGTAACTATTATGGCATG GACTTCATGTATGTGACACCCACACCCATCCAGGCGGCCAGGGCGGGCAACAGCCTTTACGCGTTCTTCCAGTACCGCCGCAAACTCAACAAAGAAGAGCTTCAACCT TTGTTGTTGAGGTCTGCAGTTCCTTGCTGTTCCTATCAATATGAGCGGATGTTTGACACTTGTCGAATCCCTGGAACGCTAACAG ACACTGTGCAACACTGGCAGGACAGTGACTACATAGCAGTGTACCACAGGGGTCGCTATTTCCGCCTTAAGATGTACCACGGAGGCAGACTCCTGTCGCCCAGGGAGATTGAATTCCAGATTCAGAGGATCCTTGACGACCCTTCAACTCCATGCAAAGGAGAGGCCAAACTGGCAGCTCTGACTGCTGGAGACAG AATTCCATGGGCTAAAGCCAGGACAAAGTATTTCAGCAGTGGAGTCAATAAGCGCTCTCTGGACTGCATTGAGAAAGCCACCTTCTTTGTGACCCTGGATGATGAGGAGCACTGCGTGATGGGAGAAGACCCAGCAGCTAGTTTAGACCGCTACGCCAAATCCTTATTGCATGGGAAATGTTATGACAG GTGGTATGACAAGTCCTTCACGCTAATTTACTACAAGAATGGGAAGTCAGGCTTCAATGCAGAGCACTCGTGGGGCGATGCGCCCGTGATATCGCACTTATGGCAG gTTCAATTGTCCAATGACTGTTTCCAGCTGGGTTACAATGCCGAGGGGCACTGCAAAGGAGATGTGGATTCATCACTACCAAAACCACAGAAGCTGAACTGGGAAATTCCTCCAGAG tgtgagGAGCAGATCTCCCAGTCCCTGGCAGTGGCCCAGGCCCTGGCCGACGACGTGGACTTGCACGTTTTCCGCTTCGAAGACTTTGGCAAAGGAAAGGTCAAGAAATGTCGCGTCAGTCCAGATGCCTTCATTCAGATGGCTCTTCAGTTAGCCTACTACAGG GATCAGGGGAGATTCTGTTTGACGTACGAAGCCTCTATGACCCGTCTGTTCAAGGAGGGCAGAACCGAGACAGTTCGCTCTTGTACCAGTGAGAGCAGCGCTATGGTCCGAGCCCTGGATGGTGGAGAG GCAGCAGATGTGTGCAGGCGTTTGTTCCACGAAGCTGCAGAAAAGCACCAGTATTTATACCGCATGGCTATGACTGGAGCTGGCATCGACAGACACCTCTTCTGCCTCTATGTGGTGTCCAAATACCTTGGAGTGGAGTCTCCTTTCTTGCAAGAG GTGCTGTCCGAGCCCTGGCGGCTGTCCACCAGTCAGTCTCCAATACACGTGGAGATGTTTGATTTAGTCAACTACCCAGATTACGTGTCCTGTGGAGGGGGCTTTGGACCG GTGGCTGACGACGGTTATGGGGTGTCCTACTCCATTGTGGGAGAAGACATATTAAACTTCCACATCTCGTGCAAGCGCTCGTGTCCAGACACT GATGCCCACAGGTTCGGTGCTGCGATCAGAAAAGCTCTGCATGACCTGATACAGCTGCTGATGCCCAACCAAACAGAGCCCAGCAGGAGACAGGAGAAGCGGCCGGAGGTCAAGAAAAACCTGTAG